From Xiphophorus hellerii strain 12219 chromosome 20, Xiphophorus_hellerii-4.1, whole genome shotgun sequence, the proteins below share one genomic window:
- the LOC116710794 gene encoding uncharacterized protein LOC116710794 isoform X2, with translation MKNCSDRTKTGDCDWLKSNAHNIIYVLCTVLALSLLFNIACCLSKICSGKGRCQCRKRRRSSRQMEDNPIYGNLSYMDANVAVYTDPAPLHSSLSSSSLRIAHRVHPDSQSKSQECYANLTLKPPRPQSGRISPQIQVSDIVHLEKPEEPEEEETEEPVTIDDAVSTMSDLYASVQTQRAKLVDSADGEEGYANHL, from the exons ATGAAGAATTGTAGCGATCGGACAAAAACAGGAG attgtgaTTGGTTGAAATCAAATGCTCATAACATCATCTATGTCCTCTGTACTGTTCTGGCGCTATCGCTATTGTTTAACATCGCATGCTGCTTGTCAAAGATCTGCTCGg GGAAAGGAAGATGTCAGTGCAGGAAGAGACGAAG GAGTTCCAGACAAATGGAGGACAATCCAATTTATGGGAATTTAAGCTACATGGATGCAA ATGTAGCTGTGTATACAGACCCTGCTCCTCTCCACTCCTCACTGAGCTCTTCATCTTTAAGGATTGCACACAGGGTCCATCCTGACTCACAG TCCAAAAGTCAGGAATGCTACGCCAACCTGACCCTGAAGCCTCCCAGGCCGCAGTCTGGGCGCATCTCTCCACAGATTCAGGTCTCAGATATCGTGCATTTAGAGAAGCCAGAGGAACCCGAAGAGGAAGAGACGGAAGAACCTGTTACCATAGATGATGCTGTCTCCACCATGTCTGATCTGTACGCCTCCGTGCAAACTCAGCGAGCCAAATTGGTCGACAGTGCGGACGGTGAAGAAGGCTACGCAAACCATCTCTGA
- the rh50 gene encoding rh50-like protein, which translates to MSASTSLKLRLPTFVLVLEVVMITLYGIFVTYDDNSSAKLQNNETNPMENSMYKDYPYFADIQVMIFLGFGCLLAFFRFYGFGGMVFNFLTATFAIQWAILVQGYFQFYSDGKIHFGVINLINAEFACAVVLISFGAVLGKTGPVQLLVMALLEIPIFAVTEWAVLKYLRINDAGGSILIHLFACYFGLGVTFVLYRPSLNKGHPKETTSYNSDILSVMGTLFLWVFWPSFNSALTFKGDDQHRAVLHTFLGLSSSTITAFALSAMFNKRGKLTMADIQNVTLAGGVTVGASVDMMISPVAAYALGIIGCTACFFGYKYLTPFLAQRLRIQDQCGIHNLHGLTGLISSTAGICAILMATEDTYGPSMYQIFSHRAPPEGDPKLLELQKLIPGLKPGLGRTAQEQALFQVAAVFATIAAAAAGGLLTGLVMKLPFMASPTDENCFDDELFFDVPSDFDGGEVLKTLENFDATEKAETLNTQV; encoded by the coding sequence ATGAGTGCATCAACAAGCTTGAAGCTGCGTTTGCCAACCTTTGTGTTGGTCCTGGAGGTTGTAATGATCACACTCTACGGCATCTTTGTCACCTATGACGATAACTCCAGTGCGAAGCTCCAAAACAACGAGACCAACCCGATGGAGAACTCAATGTATAAGGATTACCCTTACTTTGCTGATATTCAGGTGATGATCTTCCTGGGCTTCGGTTGCCTGCTGGCCTTCTTTCGCTTCTACGGCTTCGGTGGGATGGTGTTCAACTTCCTCACAGCCACCTTCGCCATCCAGTGGGCCATCCTGGTTCAAGGGTACTTCCAGTTTTACTCTGATGGCAAAATCCACTTTGGAGTTATCAATCTCATAAATGCAGAGTTTGCCTGTGCTGTGGTCCTCATCTCATTTGGAGCTGTGCTTGGGAAGACCGGCCCTGTTCAGCTCTTGGTCATGGCTTTGCTGGAGATTCCTATCTTTGCCGTCACGGAGTGGGCTGTACTCAAATATCTACGGATCAATGACGCAGGAGGCAGTATTCTTATTCACCTGTTTGCCTGTTACTTTGGGCTGGGGGTAACTTTTGTCCTCTATCGCCCAAGTTTGAATAAAGGACACCCCAAAGAAACCACAAGTTATAACTCAGACATTCTGTCTGTGATGGGAACGCTTTTTCTTTGGGTGTTTTGGCCTTCATTTAACTCTGCTCTCACATTTAAAGGTGACGACCAGCACAGAGCCGTACTCCACACATTCTTAGGCCTGAGCTCATCCACTATCACCGCCTTTGCCCTCTCTGCGATGTTCAACAAAAGAGGCAAGCTAACAATGGCAGATATTCAGAACGTGACACTGGCAGGTGGAGTTACCGTTGGGGCTTCTGTGGATATGATGATCTCCCCAGTAGCTGCATATGCTCTGGGCATCATAGGCTGCACTGCCTGCTTCTTTGGCTACAAGTACCTCACTCCCTTTTTGGCTCAGCGCCTGAGGATCCAGGACCAGTGTGGCATTCACAATCTGCATGGGCTTACCGGACTCATATCATCCACTGCAGGGATCTGTGCTATCCTGATGGCCACTGAAGACACCTACGGGCCCAGCATGTATCAGATCTTCTCCCATCGCGCTCCACCAGAGGGAGATCCaaagctgctggagctgcaaaAGCTGATTCCCGGGCTGAAGCCAGGTCTGGGCCGCACTGCTCAGGAACAAGCTCTCTTTCAGGTTGCAGCTGTCTTTGCCACTatcgctgcagctgcagctggtgGGCTGCTCACCGGGCTGGTCATGAAGCTGCCATTCATGGCTTCACCAACTGATGAGAACTGCTTTGATGATGAGCTTTTCTTCGATGTGCCTTCAGACTTTGATGGTGGAGAGGTTCTCAAGACTCTCGAAAACTTTGATGCaacagaaaaagcagaaactttGAATACCCAAGTCTGA
- the LOC116710794 gene encoding signaling threshold-regulating transmembrane adapter 1 isoform X1, which produces MKNCSDRTKTGDCDWLKSNAHNIIYVLCTVLALSLLFNIACCLSKICSGKGRCQCRKRRSRSSRQMEDNPIYGNLSYMDANVAVYTDPAPLHSSLSSSSLRIAHRVHPDSQSKSQECYANLTLKPPRPQSGRISPQIQVSDIVHLEKPEEPEEEETEEPVTIDDAVSTMSDLYASVQTQRAKLVDSADGEEGYANHL; this is translated from the exons ATGAAGAATTGTAGCGATCGGACAAAAACAGGAG attgtgaTTGGTTGAAATCAAATGCTCATAACATCATCTATGTCCTCTGTACTGTTCTGGCGCTATCGCTATTGTTTAACATCGCATGCTGCTTGTCAAAGATCTGCTCGg GGAAAGGAAGATGTCAGTGCAGGAAGAGACGAAG TAGGAGTTCCAGACAAATGGAGGACAATCCAATTTATGGGAATTTAAGCTACATGGATGCAA ATGTAGCTGTGTATACAGACCCTGCTCCTCTCCACTCCTCACTGAGCTCTTCATCTTTAAGGATTGCACACAGGGTCCATCCTGACTCACAG TCCAAAAGTCAGGAATGCTACGCCAACCTGACCCTGAAGCCTCCCAGGCCGCAGTCTGGGCGCATCTCTCCACAGATTCAGGTCTCAGATATCGTGCATTTAGAGAAGCCAGAGGAACCCGAAGAGGAAGAGACGGAAGAACCTGTTACCATAGATGATGCTGTCTCCACCATGTCTGATCTGTACGCCTCCGTGCAAACTCAGCGAGCCAAATTGGTCGACAGTGCGGACGGTGAAGAAGGCTACGCAAACCATCTCTGA
- the LOC116710794 gene encoding signaling threshold-regulating transmembrane adapter 1 isoform X3, which translates to MKDCDWLKSNAHNIIYVLCTVLALSLLFNIACCLSKICSGKGRCQCRKRRSRSSRQMEDNPIYGNLSYMDANVAVYTDPAPLHSSLSSSSLRIAHRVHPDSQSKSQECYANLTLKPPRPQSGRISPQIQVSDIVHLEKPEEPEEEETEEPVTIDDAVSTMSDLYASVQTQRAKLVDSADGEEGYANHL; encoded by the exons ATGAAAG attgtgaTTGGTTGAAATCAAATGCTCATAACATCATCTATGTCCTCTGTACTGTTCTGGCGCTATCGCTATTGTTTAACATCGCATGCTGCTTGTCAAAGATCTGCTCGg GGAAAGGAAGATGTCAGTGCAGGAAGAGACGAAG TAGGAGTTCCAGACAAATGGAGGACAATCCAATTTATGGGAATTTAAGCTACATGGATGCAA ATGTAGCTGTGTATACAGACCCTGCTCCTCTCCACTCCTCACTGAGCTCTTCATCTTTAAGGATTGCACACAGGGTCCATCCTGACTCACAG TCCAAAAGTCAGGAATGCTACGCCAACCTGACCCTGAAGCCTCCCAGGCCGCAGTCTGGGCGCATCTCTCCACAGATTCAGGTCTCAGATATCGTGCATTTAGAGAAGCCAGAGGAACCCGAAGAGGAAGAGACGGAAGAACCTGTTACCATAGATGATGCTGTCTCCACCATGTCTGATCTGTACGCCTCCGTGCAAACTCAGCGAGCCAAATTGGTCGACAGTGCGGACGGTGAAGAAGGCTACGCAAACCATCTCTGA